The Desulfatiglans anilini DSM 4660 genome contains a region encoding:
- a CDS encoding thioredoxin family protein — protein sequence MTPQEKEAIHAFGKTIQGGVRFGLHLPHEAAADPLLEFTRELEEAVPGAEVDRSETDPGEHPALVLSDGLRFQAVPLGGELQPFLEALAWAAGLRQGSDPGLEQTLSRVHLPASLKLYVTPRCPFCPAVLKTIVPFPFINPQVHLTVIDGDRFQEEAAADGVKSVPTLILDDRFRWTGVVKRDEILAILLERDPATLSADSLAGMLGDGRAKEVAALMQQSQAVFPSFIELLLHPQWPRRLAAMVAAEELASLDPELVPQLVEPLWARFEALDEARKGDMLYLLGELGAVCEIPRLKAIAAGPYEDAVKEAAEEALDMLEPQRGEG from the coding sequence ATGACACCCCAGGAAAAAGAGGCCATCCACGCCTTCGGCAAAACGATCCAGGGCGGAGTTCGTTTCGGTCTGCACCTGCCGCATGAGGCCGCGGCGGATCCTTTGCTGGAATTTACCCGCGAACTGGAAGAGGCGGTACCCGGTGCAGAGGTCGATCGGTCGGAGACCGACCCGGGCGAACACCCGGCGCTCGTTCTGAGCGACGGGCTCCGGTTCCAGGCGGTGCCTCTCGGCGGTGAGCTTCAGCCCTTCCTCGAGGCGCTGGCCTGGGCTGCGGGTCTTCGGCAGGGGTCGGACCCCGGGTTGGAGCAGACCCTGAGCCGCGTTCATCTGCCCGCCTCCCTCAAGCTCTACGTCACACCCCGATGTCCCTTCTGCCCCGCTGTGCTGAAGACCATCGTCCCATTTCCCTTCATCAATCCCCAGGTTCATCTGACCGTCATCGACGGGGACCGCTTTCAGGAAGAGGCTGCCGCCGACGGCGTCAAATCGGTTCCCACCCTGATCCTCGACGACCGCTTTCGCTGGACGGGCGTTGTCAAGCGCGACGAGATCCTCGCCATCCTGCTCGAGCGGGACCCAGCCACCCTGAGTGCGGATTCGCTCGCCGGGATGCTCGGCGACGGACGGGCGAAGGAGGTGGCCGCTCTCATGCAGCAAAGCCAGGCTGTCTTCCCCTCCTTCATCGAACTCCTCCTTCACCCCCAGTGGCCGCGCCGGCTGGCCGCCATGGTGGCGGCCGAAGAGCTGGCGTCACTGGATCCGGAGCTCGTTCCCCAGCTGGTCGAGCCCTTGTGGGCGCGTTTCGAAGCCCTCGACGAGGCTCGGAAAGGGGACATGCTTTACCTGCTGGGCGAGCTGGGGGCTGTTTGCGAGATCCCCAGGCTGAAGGCGATTGCGGCGGGTCCCTATGAAGATGCCGTCAAAGAGGCCGCCGAAGAGGCCCTGGATATGCTGGAGCCGCAAAGGGGCGAGGGATGA